AAACACTATTTAGCAGGCCTATGTTTATATCCCTTCCCTCCCTTTAAGAGCGACGCTCTAATCTCCGTCATCCGCTAACCGGCGGAGGCGGATAAGCTAATCGTCACTAAAAGTTATTTAATTTTTTATAAACCTAATTGGGTTTTAAAATAGCTGATTATTTCTTCGTCCCCAGAGAAACAAACACCGTTTTTAGTAAAAAGAAAAGGGATAGCCCCTAAATTATTCTCGGCCGTATAACCGCAAGCTTTCTGCTTGGCCAATAGCAGCTCTTTGTTTGATTGGCTAAAGTCTACCTCTAATTTTTGATAAACCATTTTAGTATCGGCTTTATTGTCTTTCAAAAAATCTTCTACTTTGATGCAATGAGGGCAGGCGGAAGAATAAAATAATAAATCAGCATTGGGCTGAATCGCAATGGTGCGCTGCGATTGTATTCGAGCATAAATTAATAAACCCGCAATCAGGACGATAACAACCCCTCCAAATATTAATAAGCCTTTATCTTTAAGATTTTTCATATAATAACGTCAAAAACATTATATCAGCCCCCTCACAATAGCATTTTGCCTTCTTTTTTTCAATGAGAAAAAATCTTCCCGCTAGCGCGCAACTAAAAAGAGCCAAACAAAATGGCTTGTTTCGTTGGGACCTGTGGAACGTACAAATTGTTTTACAATTTTACGTTCCAACAACGTAAAAATTTCTCTAAAATTTTGTTCGTTGTGCCGAGGGAGTGAATCGGACACTCGACGCTATGCTCTTCAGGCATACGCTCTACCACTGAGCTACCTCGGCTGACAAGACGAAATAAGGCCCTAAGGCACAACTATTTAGAATTATATTCTAAATTTTAAATCACAATTTCGTAAAGTTAATATAGAGGATTCTCCTTGTTTTGTCAAAACTATTTCCACTTTTCTAACACTTCATTTTTAATGATATCGAGGCCCTCTCCCGTTAGGTTAGAAACAGCTATTGTTTTTATGCCTAATTTTTTAAAATAACTCTGGGCTTCCTGTGTTTTCTTATTATTTTCCTCGCCTTGAGAATCAATTTTAGTAAAAATAACTATTTCCGGCTTCTCCCCTAGAGCTTTATTATAAGCCAATAGCTCCTTTTTAATTTTAGTATAATCTCTAATAAGGTCGTCTGATTCTACGCTTAACAGGTGCCAGAGAACCCTGGTTCTCTCAATGTGGCGCAGAAATTTAGCACCGAGCCCCTTCCCCTGAGAAGCGCCTTCTATCAATCCGGGGATATCAGCAATAATTACAGGGCGGTTAGCCGCTGTATAGAATACTCCTAAATTCGGTTCTAAAGTTGTAAAAGGATAATTGGCCACCTTTGCATTTGCCCGAGTTAAATTATTGAGCAAACTAGACTTTCCGACGCTGGGTAAACCAATAAGCCCTATGTCGGCAATTAATTTCAATTCTAAATGAAAATCGGCTTTTTCTCCCAGTAAGCCCTTTTGAAATTGTTTTGGCGAAGTATTTTTAGAAGACCTAAAAAGAAAATTTCCCTTGCCTCCATGCCCTCCCTGAGCAATCATGACCTTGTCCCCTATTTGCAAAATATCATAAACAGCCCCAGTGTTAAGGTTAGTTACTATGGTCCCAGCTGGCACTAAGATGATTGCCTCTTTCCCTGTATGACCATCTCTAAATTGTTCCTGCCCGTTACCGCCATTTTCGGCTTTAATTATTTTAGTAAAGCGCAGTCTTTCCAGAACACTCATATCGGAAACTCCTTCTACATAAACATTACCACCATTGCCACCGCTAGCGCCCGTGGGGCCTAGAGACATAATATTGCGATTAAAAGCAACTTTCCCGTCACCCCCATCACCAGCCTTAACTGTTATTTTTATTTCATCAATAAGCATATTATATCCAAAGGCTATTGCGTAAAAATCTATCCACTTGGGGTAAAGCCTCCCTCATCACTCTTTCCCCCTCCAAGATAGCTCCCGTCGGTTTAAATATGTCGCCCCAAGCTACTTTGCCTACCTTAGGTTTGAGCACTACATCGGCGAGCACGTCATTGTAAGCTGCCAAGTTTGCGCTCATGAGGTCAGCAGTTACATTTGCCATATCACTAATTTTAAACTTATTCTGGCTGTGGACTGACTCATAATCAGCATTTAAATCCACGGCGATAACCAAACCCGCCCCCATAGACCGCACCACTGTGGCCGGTACTGGCATAGCCGTACCCCCATCAGTTAACAATTTCCCCTCGTATTCTACCGGCTTAAAAGCTACGGGAATAGAAATGCTGGAACGCACCGCCTTCATAAGGCTGCCGTCTCTAAAAACAACTGGTTTGGCAGTTCTTAAATCAGCTGCAACTGCAGCAAAAGGAATTTTTAAATCATAAAAATTATCTGTACCGATAATATCTAACAAATATTTTTCTATTTTTTCTCCCTTAATAAAGCCATGCCTTGCTTCCATATCTAATAGACTAATAGCTTGTTTCTTGCTTAGGCCGTAGACTAAATTCTCGATATAAGTAATATCCTTTTTTGCCGCATAAAGAGCGCCTATAATAGACCCTATGCTACAGCCAGCGATATAATCGATAGGAATATTATTCTCTACTAGGACTTTAATCACTCCAATATGAGCCAAGCCACGCGCGCTACCACTACCCAAGGCCAGTCCTACTTTTCTTGCAGCAAAGGAATACATATGCTAATTAAGTTTATAAAGTTTTTAAAGTTATGAAGTTCGTGCCATCAGAAGCTAAAATATAAAAACAAACAAATAATCTTAAATACTAGATTTCAAATTTTAAGTCAAACCCAAATGCCTAAATGTTTAAACGATAATTTTTGGATGTTATTTGAAAATTAAAATTAATATGTGCCATCCTTTAAGTATTTGGCAATTATTGCCTGGCAATCATTATAGGTGTTCACCTGTCCGAGCTGTTTTCTTAAGTTTTTGGAGTTCTTCAATCCACTAGTATACCATAAAAGATGCTTGCGCAGGGTAAAAAACCTTTTTTCACCATACATTTTCTTGTATATCTTGGCTTGTTCTAGGGCTACTTTTAACTTGACTCTAGGAGTAGGATTTTCGTTTTTAAAGAGCCAGGGATTTCCCAAGGCCCCTTGAGCTATCATAATGCCGTCTAGATTGTATTTTTTGATCAGACTGATTGCCTCATCGTAGCTAATAATGCCGCCATTTCCCAAAAGTGCTACGCGATTCTTTTTAGCTAAAGGCATTATTTTATCCATAATTTCCCAATGCCCCTTCCCCCTCCTATTTTCTTTCAGAGTTCTCACGTGCAACGAAAGAACCTCTGGCTTTATTTCATTAATTATAAATTGTAGCCACTTTAAATCTATAGTCGTATAGCCAATTCTTGTTTTCAAGGAGACGGGAATGAGATTTCTTTTCTTTGGGAGTTTCAAATGTAATGCCTGCTTGCGCCCTTTCCAAAACCTTATTTCCTCTGCAGTGTAACCATAGTCTTCTAGCGATTTTCCCTGCGCCCAATCACGAATGCTTTGTTTTACTGCCCCTGCTAATTGTTTTGCCAAAATAGGATTTTTTATTAACGCCGCTCCAGCGCCTCGGGCTAAAATATGCTTATCAGGACAACCCATATTAATGTCTATGCCATCAAAACCTAATTCACATAAAATAGGAGTAATTTTATAGAATAGTTCTGGGTTGCTGCCTACAATTTGCGCAATAATAGGTTTTTCCTCTTTGGCATAGGTAATATTTTCTAAGGCCTCTGGCGACATAGATAAAATAGCCTCTGGCCAAATAAAAGCCGTGAAAATAAAACTCGGCTTGCCATATTTGGCTACTACCAATCTGAATGGTTCGTCAGAAACTCCTGCCATAGGAGCCAAGCCAATTATTGGCAATCGATTTCTTTTTATTTTATACCAAGGTAATAATTGCTTTGCTTTAGTTTTTGCTTTCAGAGTTTTCTTTGTCTGCTTCATTTTGCATATTTTTATTTCCGGGATACCTCCTTGATAAATAGGGCAATCATTGACTATCTAATCCGCCAGCAATAAGTCAAAATAATAATTAAAGCCAAAACTATCCTGTATATAGCAAAACCCTTATAGCCTATTTTATTAATTTTAGCCATTAGAAATTTAATAACCAGGTAGCTAACAATGGCCGTGATACCAATGGCTAGTGCTAAGACGCTTAAGGGAATATTCATTATATTTTTTATCTCCAGGGCAGTTGCTCCTAAAACAGCGGGCATGGACAACAAAAGGGAAAAACGCGCTGCCATTTCTTTGGTAAAATTTCTTTTCAAAGCCGCCGTCATAGTCGCACCTGACCGGGACACCCCAGGCACTAATGCCAAAACTTGGGCCGCTCCTATAAAGAGGGCGTCTCGGTTTGTCATATTATTCAATGCCACTGTTTTTTTAGAATACCTATCGGCTTCCCATAGAAGAAGACCAAAAACAATTAAACTACCAGCGGTAATAAGGGGCTGTCTCAAAAAATTTGCCAATTTATCGCCGAAGATTAATCCAACCATCACTGCTGGCAAAGTGGCTATCACCAGCAACCAAAGGGTCTTGTGGTCATAAGGGCTGCCAACAACGCCCTTAGCTTTAGGATTAATCCCAAGCCAAATAATTTGGACCCAATCTTTAAAGAAGTAAATCACCAGAGCTAACAATGTTCCCAAATGAAGGGCGACATCAAAAGCTAGCCCAGGGTCATTTAATTTAAAAAGCCACGGTATCACCATTAAATGGGCAGACGAAGAAATTGGTAAAAGCTCTGTTACCCCTTGGGTCAGGCTCAAAATAATTATAGTAAATAACATATTAGGAAACTTCTTTGACCTGCTTAATATAGTTGCAAAACTCACATTCGGGATTTTGCGGAGGAGGGCTGTCCTTCTCCAAGCACTGCCTCATTTCTACTAATGTTTTTTCTACCCAATTATCATTGCCCTGATAGGCTATTAACTCAATAGCAAATTCCAATTTAGCATCAAAAGCTTTTTTATCTTTCTGGCCATTACAATATACAAAATAGCCAGTATCAGAAACCTTATAGCCGTTTCTCCTTAAAAGCCACTGATAAACCTCCATTTGGCGCTTATAACCTTCGTGATATTCTTGTCCATCATCAAGATCAATTTTTTTGGTAGTGCTAGTAGCTTTATAATCAACTACTATGAGCTCCCCTTGAGCATTGATCCAAATATCATCTACAGCGCCAAAGACTTCAAAATGAGCCGGTTCGTATTTAAACCTTATGCCTTTAAAATTATCTTGCCATTCTTTCAGATGAGCATCTTTTAAGGGCACAGCATTAATGCCATATTGCTCCATTAAGGGATGTCGAGTGCCCTTCACCCTATGAATATCAAACTCTTTTTTTAAGAGCGCATCAACAGCCGTATTTAAGGTAAAGGGGAAACCTGGCGGACGGCCAATCCCTAATTTAAGGTCAAAATAAAAGCAACGAGGACAATCTTTGTATAGCTCTATCTTGGTTCGGCTCACCTTTCTATAGGGAAAAGAGGGACTGTTAGAGGCTTCTGGTTTAGCGCTATCTTTCTCTGCTGGTACTGAATCGAATAAGTTGGTTTGCATATTTTACCTCCTGTAATTGTTTCTCTAATATAGCATAAACTAGGCCAGCCTTTAAACATTTACACCCTGGCAGCTAGCTACCTCCTATTTCTGGGTTCTCT
The sequence above is drawn from the Candidatus Paceibacterota bacterium genome and encodes:
- a CDS encoding patatin-like phospholipase family protein; translated protein: MYSFAARKVGLALGSGSARGLAHIGVIKVLVENNIPIDYIAGCSIGSIIGALYAAKKDITYIENLVYGLSKKQAISLLDMEARHGFIKGEKIEKYLLDIIGTDNFYDLKIPFAAVAADLRTAKPVVFRDGSLMKAVRSSISIPVAFKPVEYEGKLLTDGGTAMPVPATVVRSMGAGLVIAVDLNADYESVHSQNKFKISDMANVTADLMSANLAAYNDVLADVVLKPKVGKVAWGDIFKPTGAILEGERVMREALPQVDRFLRNSLWI
- a CDS encoding tRNA-dihydrouridine synthase translates to MKQTKKTLKAKTKAKQLLPWYKIKRNRLPIIGLAPMAGVSDEPFRLVVAKYGKPSFIFTAFIWPEAILSMSPEALENITYAKEEKPIIAQIVGSNPELFYKITPILCELGFDGIDINMGCPDKHILARGAGAALIKNPILAKQLAGAVKQSIRDWAQGKSLEDYGYTAEEIRFWKGRKQALHLKLPKKRNLIPVSLKTRIGYTTIDLKWLQFIINEIKPEVLSLHVRTLKENRRGKGHWEIMDKIMPLAKKNRVALLGNGGIISYDEAISLIKKYNLDGIMIAQGALGNPWLFKNENPTPRVKLKVALEQAKIYKKMYGEKRFFTLRKHLLWYTSGLKNSKNLRKQLGQVNTYNDCQAIIAKYLKDGTY
- a CDS encoding undecaprenyl-diphosphate phosphatase — its product is MLFTIIILSLTQGVTELLPISSSAHLMVIPWLFKLNDPGLAFDVALHLGTLLALVIYFFKDWVQIIWLGINPKAKGVVGSPYDHKTLWLLVIATLPAVMVGLIFGDKLANFLRQPLITAGSLIVFGLLLWEADRYSKKTVALNNMTNRDALFIGAAQVLALVPGVSRSGATMTAALKRNFTKEMAARFSLLLSMPAVLGATALEIKNIMNIPLSVLALAIGITAIVSYLVIKFLMAKINKIGYKGFAIYRIVLALIIILTYCWRIR
- a CDS encoding PD-(D/E)XK nuclease family protein — protein: MQTNLFDSVPAEKDSAKPEASNSPSFPYRKVSRTKIELYKDCPRCFYFDLKLGIGRPPGFPFTLNTAVDALLKKEFDIHRVKGTRHPLMEQYGINAVPLKDAHLKEWQDNFKGIRFKYEPAHFEVFGAVDDIWINAQGELIVVDYKATSTTKKIDLDDGQEYHEGYKRQMEVYQWLLRRNGYKVSDTGYFVYCNGQKDKKAFDAKLEFAIELIAYQGNDNWVEKTLVEMRQCLEKDSPPPQNPECEFCNYIKQVKEVS
- the obgE gene encoding GTPase ObgE, with product MLIDEIKITVKAGDGGDGKVAFNRNIMSLGPTGASGGNGGNVYVEGVSDMSVLERLRFTKIIKAENGGNGQEQFRDGHTGKEAIILVPAGTIVTNLNTGAVYDILQIGDKVMIAQGGHGGKGNFLFRSSKNTSPKQFQKGLLGEKADFHLELKLIADIGLIGLPSVGKSSLLNNLTRANAKVANYPFTTLEPNLGVFYTAANRPVIIADIPGLIEGASQGKGLGAKFLRHIERTRVLWHLLSVESDDLIRDYTKIKKELLAYNKALGEKPEIVIFTKIDSQGEENNKKTQEAQSYFKKLGIKTIAVSNLTGEGLDIIKNEVLEKWK